The following are from one region of the Bactrocera oleae isolate idBacOlea1 chromosome 6, idBacOlea1, whole genome shotgun sequence genome:
- the LOC106619234 gene encoding uncharacterized protein gives MGSLMRKNITSNNSSSNAKNSKNKSSVHYQLFMYQEELRRRNTRGISVARSKISLTESLIQDNVQNLHNRSDEDLRIISREMSFKKHLQKQVSRYSKLIKLAMSVERKAVKNSTTISTAVHLRVK, from the coding sequence atgGGTTCCTTAATGCGCAAGAACAtcaccagcaacaacagcagcagcaatgccaaaaacagtaaaaataaatcatcAGTGCACTATCAACTCTTTATGTATCAGGAGGAGCTGCGCCGCCGCAATACACGTGGAATAAGCGTCGCCAGATCAAAGATATCTCTCACTGAATCCCTAATCCAAGACAACGTGCAGAATTTGCACAACCGCAGCGATGAAGATCTGCGTATCATAAGCCGAGAAATGTCATTCAAGAAGCATCTGCAGAAGCAAGTGTCACGTTATTCAAAGCTGATTAAATTGGCAATGAGCGTAGAGAGGAAGGCCGTTAAAAATTCTACGACTATTAGCACAGCGGTGCATTTAAGAGTTAAGTAG